In the Spirochaeta lutea genome, one interval contains:
- a CDS encoding alpha-ketoacid dehydrogenase subunit alpha/beta — protein MLEKSDIALKMYNYMFLSRKSEYRLWELYREQLVKGTVTSGEGNEAAIVGTTMALDPQRDICNFMQRDFGGYLVWGLSVFHMFNHYLANEESPTGGKDGNVHHGAPQRGLLPMVSHLGTMLPNVVGAVHARRQQGIESLGLAIIGDGGTSTGDVHEAMNIAAVLGTPVIFMIENNQWAYSTPIKHQYACESLSSRAAGYGIRGKTIRATNAMEVYTQVAEIAEELRNHPEPYILETITYRLAGHAAYDTAEYVPREDLEAWRKEDPLEVMRRYIIEQELSTPEELESLERQWEEHISTESNRAIGLAKVSPEKTNWSAYAPSRGEDTPRLPPLSLQGVTPVQAVNAALDHAMEHDPAVILMGEDVGTYGGPFKATKGLFEKYGRPRVLDMPLAESGFTGFAVGAAQMGLRPVVEMQFSDFATDAVTQIGVNAGSYYFRNELGLPVTIRMPTGGGLSYGPFHSADLEGMFGSFPGLKIVYPSFAEDFFSLLIGALYDPNPVMFFESKYLYRRLKGDIEFSGGVDPLEKARIYKEGGDLTLVAYGAAMHECLAAVAAIEAEGDYTIEVVDPRILKPFDFDTLSASVEKTHKLLVVHESWKTGSIGAGIVAEIAQRNFFDLEAPPRLISAPDTPVPFAPELESVYRPSRAGIETALRELLAY, from the coding sequence ATGCTTGAGAAGTCTGATATTGCTCTTAAAATGTATAACTACATGTTTCTTTCCCGGAAGAGCGAGTACCGCCTTTGGGAATTGTATCGCGAGCAACTGGTAAAAGGTACGGTTACCAGCGGCGAAGGCAATGAGGCGGCCATTGTAGGAACCACCATGGCTCTGGATCCCCAGCGGGATATCTGTAATTTTATGCAGCGGGATTTCGGCGGATATCTGGTCTGGGGCTTATCCGTATTCCATATGTTTAACCACTATCTGGCCAATGAGGAAAGTCCAACAGGGGGGAAGGATGGAAACGTTCACCATGGCGCACCTCAACGGGGTTTGCTACCCATGGTAAGCCATCTAGGCACCATGCTTCCTAATGTGGTTGGTGCAGTTCATGCTCGGCGCCAGCAGGGAATAGAATCCCTGGGATTAGCGATCATTGGAGACGGCGGGACCAGTACCGGGGATGTTCATGAGGCTATGAATATTGCTGCAGTATTAGGAACGCCGGTGATCTTCATGATAGAGAATAACCAATGGGCTTACTCTACCCCTATAAAACACCAGTATGCCTGCGAGTCCCTATCTTCCCGAGCCGCTGGTTATGGGATTCGGGGAAAGACCATTCGAGCTACCAATGCCATGGAGGTCTACACCCAGGTAGCCGAGATTGCCGAAGAACTCCGGAACCATCCGGAACCCTACATTCTGGAAACAATTACCTACCGGCTAGCCGGACATGCTGCCTATGACACTGCGGAGTATGTTCCCCGGGAAGACCTGGAAGCCTGGAGGAAAGAGGATCCTCTTGAGGTTATGCGCCGGTACATTATAGAGCAGGAGCTGTCCACCCCTGAGGAATTGGAATCCCTGGAGCGTCAGTGGGAGGAACATATTTCAACGGAGTCCAACCGTGCAATCGGCCTTGCTAAGGTGAGCCCTGAGAAAACGAATTGGTCGGCCTACGCACCGTCCCGGGGAGAGGATACCCCCCGACTGCCGCCCCTCTCTCTCCAGGGAGTAACCCCTGTCCAGGCTGTGAATGCGGCCTTGGACCACGCCATGGAGCATGATCCGGCGGTTATTCTCATGGGGGAGGATGTGGGGACCTACGGGGGGCCCTTCAAGGCGACCAAGGGGCTTTTTGAGAAGTACGGTCGGCCCCGGGTATTGGACATGCCCCTGGCAGAGTCGGGTTTCACAGGGTTCGCCGTGGGCGCCGCTCAAATGGGCCTGCGTCCGGTGGTCGAGATGCAGTTTTCCGATTTTGCGACGGATGCGGTGACCCAGATAGGCGTAAATGCCGGGAGTTACTATTTCCGGAATGAACTGGGACTGCCCGTAACCATTCGGATGCCCACGGGCGGGGGGCTGAGTTACGGGCCCTTCCACAGCGCGGATTTGGAGGGAATGTTCGGAAGTTTTCCCGGGTTGAAGATTGTGTATCCCTCCTTTGCCGAGGATTTCTTTTCCCTGCTAATAGGCGCCTTGTACGATCCGAATCCGGTGATGTTTTTTGAGAGCAAGTACCTGTACCGCCGGTTGAAAGGGGACATTGAATTCTCCGGAGGAGTGGATCCCCTGGAGAAGGCCCGGATCTATAAAGAGGGCGGGGATCTGACCCTGGTTGCCTACGGTGCCGCCATGCATGAATGCCTTGCTGCGGTAGCAGCCATCGAGGCTGAGGGTGATTATACTATTGAGGTTGTAGATCCGCGGATTCTCAAACCCTTCGATTTTGATACCCTCAGTGCATCCGTGGAGAAGACCCACAAGCTGCTGGTGGTGCATGAGTCGTGGAAGACCGGTAGCATAGGAGCCGGCATCGTTGCCGAAATCGCTCAGCGGAATTTCTTTGATCTGGAGGCTCCGCCCCGCCTGATTTCTGCACCGGATACACCGGTACCCTTTGCTCCCGAGCTTGAGTCGGTGTACAGACCCAGTAGGGCAGGGATTGAGACAGCCCTGCGCGAGCTTCTGGCGTACTGA